One segment of Halomonas sp. TD01 DNA contains the following:
- the ileS gene encoding isoleucine--tRNA ligase gives MDYKHTLNLPETDFPMRGMLPKQEPGRVSKWQDMNLYQRLRDARAGAPLFVLHDGPPYANGSIHIGHALNKILKDIIVKAKNLAGFDAPYVPGWDCHGLPIEHKVETTHGKHLAADKARELCREYAGAQIETQLADFVRLGIIGDWDHPYRTMDYANEAGEIRALAEMVDAGYVFKGLKPVNWCFDCGSALAEAEVEYADKKSDAIDVAFPVEDADKLAAAFGLSELPKPAAVVIWTTTPWTIPANQALNVHPEFTYALVDTGERLLLLAEELVESCLERFGLSGSVIATAQGTALDLINFRHPFYDRLSPVYLADYVESEVGSTGIVHSAPSYGMDDFITCREHDMSFDDMLNPVQGNGVYADDLPFFGGQMIWKANPHIVEKLREVNALMAHTPIKHSYMHCWRHKSPVIYRATAQWFVGMDIQGKDGKTLRERALEGIEATEFTPAWGKARLHSMIANRPDWCISRQRNWGVPIPFFLHKQTGELHPNTVELMGEAAKRVEQEGIEAWFKLDPAELLGADAAEYDKVTDTLDVWFDSGSTHRHVLRGSHPHGHESGPRADLYLEGSDQHRGWFHSSLLTGSAIDGHAPYRQLLTHGFTVDSQGRKQSKSLGNVVAPQSVMDKLGADILRLWVASTDYSGEMAVSDEILKRTADVYRRIRNTARFLLSNLNGFDPAKDQVAFGDMLALDQWVVDRAAQLQGRIEKAYEEYRFLDVYQQVHGFCARELGGFYLDVIKDRQYTTQTDSLARRSAQTALYHVVEALSRWVAPILSFTAEEIYEHIPGERGDSVLLETYYTGLGTLDDGAELGRAFWEQVLEVKHSVNKCLEDARNAKVIKGSLAAEVTLYVSDELNATLSKLGDELRFVMLTSEVHLAPLADAANAESTELDGLKVAVSGSEHQKCERCWHHRADVGAHAEHADLCGRCISNLPEGSGETRYYA, from the coding sequence ATGGATTATAAGCACACGCTAAACTTGCCAGAAACCGACTTTCCCATGCGCGGCATGCTGCCGAAGCAGGAGCCAGGGCGCGTTTCTAAATGGCAGGATATGAACCTATACCAGCGCCTGCGCGATGCCCGCGCGGGGGCACCGCTGTTTGTTCTGCACGATGGCCCTCCCTACGCCAACGGCAGTATCCATATCGGTCACGCTCTCAATAAAATCCTTAAAGACATTATTGTTAAGGCGAAGAACCTGGCGGGCTTTGATGCCCCTTACGTGCCAGGCTGGGATTGCCACGGTCTGCCTATTGAGCACAAGGTAGAAACCACCCACGGCAAACATTTGGCCGCGGATAAAGCCCGCGAGCTTTGCCGTGAATATGCTGGCGCGCAGATTGAAACGCAGCTAGCTGACTTTGTTCGCCTGGGGATCATCGGTGATTGGGACCACCCTTACCGCACAATGGATTATGCCAATGAAGCAGGCGAAATCCGTGCCTTGGCGGAAATGGTGGATGCGGGTTACGTGTTCAAAGGCTTAAAGCCGGTTAACTGGTGCTTTGATTGTGGCTCGGCCTTGGCTGAAGCGGAAGTTGAATATGCCGATAAGAAATCCGACGCGATCGACGTCGCTTTCCCGGTAGAAGATGCCGACAAGCTAGCGGCGGCCTTTGGCCTAAGCGAATTGCCCAAGCCTGCGGCTGTTGTGATCTGGACCACCACGCCTTGGACAATCCCCGCTAACCAGGCGTTGAACGTTCACCCTGAGTTTACTTACGCGCTTGTGGATACCGGCGAACGTCTGCTGCTGCTCGCGGAAGAGCTGGTAGAAAGCTGTTTAGAGCGCTTTGGGCTGTCGGGCAGCGTAATCGCTACTGCGCAAGGCACAGCGCTTGACCTGATCAACTTCCGTCATCCGTTCTATGATCGCCTCTCGCCGGTTTACCTAGCGGATTACGTTGAGTCCGAAGTGGGCAGCACGGGCATCGTTCACTCAGCGCCTTCTTACGGTATGGATGACTTTATCACCTGCCGTGAGCATGACATGAGCTTTGACGACATGCTTAACCCAGTGCAGGGGAACGGTGTCTACGCCGATGATCTGCCGTTCTTTGGCGGCCAGATGATTTGGAAAGCTAACCCGCATATCGTTGAGAAGCTGCGCGAGGTTAATGCGCTAATGGCGCACACGCCCATCAAGCACAGCTATATGCACTGTTGGCGCCATAAGTCCCCGGTGATTTATCGTGCCACTGCCCAGTGGTTTGTGGGCATGGATATTCAAGGTAAAGACGGTAAAACTCTGCGTGAGCGGGCGTTGGAAGGCATCGAAGCCACTGAATTTACCCCCGCGTGGGGCAAGGCGCGTTTGCATAGTATGATCGCTAATCGCCCGGATTGGTGTATCTCCCGCCAGCGCAACTGGGGCGTGCCAATTCCGTTCTTCTTGCATAAGCAAACGGGCGAGCTGCACCCCAACACGGTTGAACTGATGGGAGAGGCGGCTAAGCGCGTTGAGCAAGAGGGCATTGAGGCGTGGTTTAAGCTCGACCCCGCTGAGCTATTAGGTGCCGACGCCGCTGAGTACGATAAAGTCACCGATACATTGGATGTCTGGTTTGACTCTGGCTCCACGCATCGTCATGTGCTGCGTGGCTCGCATCCTCATGGTCATGAAAGTGGCCCGCGTGCTGACTTGTACTTGGAAGGCTCGGATCAGCACCGTGGCTGGTTCCATTCGTCGCTACTGACCGGTTCGGCGATTGATGGTCATGCGCCATATCGTCAGCTGCTAACCCATGGCTTTACCGTTGATTCACAGGGCCGTAAGCAGTCCAAATCGCTAGGTAATGTGGTCGCGCCGCAAAGTGTGATGGATAAGTTAGGCGCTGATATTTTGCGCCTTTGGGTCGCGTCTACCGACTACTCCGGTGAAATGGCGGTGTCTGACGAAATTTTGAAGCGTACCGCCGACGTGTATCGTCGTATCCGTAACACCGCCCGCTTTTTGCTTTCCAACTTGAATGGCTTTGATCCGGCCAAAGACCAGGTGGCCTTTGGCGATATGCTAGCGCTGGATCAGTGGGTGGTCGATCGCGCGGCACAGCTGCAGGGGCGTATCGAAAAAGCCTACGAAGAGTACCGTTTCCTGGATGTATACCAGCAGGTACATGGTTTCTGCGCACGGGAATTAGGTGGCTTTTATCTGGATGTCATCAAAGACCGCCAGTACACCACCCAAACAGATTCGCTCGCCCGCCGTAGCGCGCAAACCGCGCTTTACCATGTGGTCGAAGCGTTGAGCCGCTGGGTTGCGCCGATTCTGTCGTTTACCGCTGAGGAGATTTACGAGCACATCCCTGGCGAGCGCGGCGACAGCGTACTGCTGGAAACTTACTACACTGGGCTTGGAACCTTAGATGATGGCGCTGAGCTAGGCCGTGCCTTCTGGGAGCAAGTGCTGGAGGTGAAGCATTCGGTGAATAAGTGCTTGGAAGACGCCCGTAATGCCAAAGTCATCAAAGGTAGCCTAGCGGCGGAAGTCACGCTTTACGTGAGCGACGAACTGAACGCCACGCTGTCCAAGTTGGGCGACGAGCTGCGCTTCGTCATGCTCACCAGTGAAGTGCATCTCGCACCGCTAGCGGATGCCGCCAACGCAGAAAGCACCGAGCTTGACGGCCTGAAAGTGGCGGTCAGCGGAAGCGAGCATCAGAAGTGCGAGCGCTGCTGGCACCACCGGGCTGATGTAGGCGCCCATGCTGAGCATGCGGATCTGTGTGGTCGCTGTATCAGCAACCTGCCTGAGGGCAGTGGTGAGACTCGTTACTATGCCTAA
- the ribF gene encoding bifunctional riboflavin kinase/FAD synthetase produces the protein MHVIRGLHNLTAAHRGCVATIGNFDGVHRGHQAILQQCREHSARLNVPLTVVVFEPQPREFFAGDQAPPRLTRLREKVRLLRDHGAEQVLCLPFNDALRSLTGREFIDQVLIKGLGVKHLVVGDDFRFGCDRRGDFTLLETVGQVEGFGVEHTRTFKVDDERVSSTRVRTLLASGNFDVAARLLGRSYSLHGRVVRDQQLGRTIGVPTANLPLLPQPLTLRGVFAVVAELANGQRYPAVANVGFRPTVGSKRPTLEVHLLDFSGDLYGQRLTVYPCARLRGEVKFDDFDALKTQIEHDQARARRYFAAAGAGCMNSLPLASAPLGRETASSDFSSADNAADANDG, from the coding sequence ATGCACGTCATTCGAGGTCTGCACAACCTGACAGCGGCTCATCGTGGCTGCGTTGCCACCATCGGTAATTTTGATGGTGTGCATCGCGGCCATCAGGCGATCTTGCAGCAATGCCGTGAGCATTCGGCACGCTTGAATGTGCCGTTGACCGTGGTGGTGTTTGAGCCTCAGCCGCGGGAGTTTTTTGCCGGTGATCAAGCGCCGCCGCGACTTACTCGCCTGCGCGAAAAAGTGCGTCTGCTGCGCGATCATGGTGCCGAACAGGTACTGTGCCTACCTTTCAATGATGCGCTGCGTAGCCTGACCGGGCGCGAGTTTATCGATCAAGTGCTAATTAAGGGCTTGGGGGTGAAGCATCTGGTGGTGGGCGACGACTTCCGCTTTGGTTGCGACCGCCGTGGCGACTTCACCTTGCTTGAAACTGTCGGGCAGGTGGAAGGGTTTGGTGTAGAGCACACACGCACCTTTAAAGTTGATGATGAACGGGTATCCAGTACGCGGGTGCGTACTTTGCTGGCGAGCGGTAACTTTGACGTGGCTGCACGCCTGCTTGGCAGGTCATATTCACTGCATGGCCGTGTGGTACGTGACCAGCAGCTAGGGCGCACCATTGGTGTGCCCACTGCTAATCTGCCGCTGTTGCCTCAACCATTAACGCTGCGCGGCGTTTTTGCTGTGGTGGCCGAGTTGGCTAACGGGCAGCGTTACCCCGCAGTGGCGAATGTTGGCTTTCGGCCAACGGTGGGCTCTAAACGCCCCACGCTAGAAGTTCATCTGTTGGATTTCTCAGGCGACCTATATGGTCAGCGGCTGACGGTTTACCCCTGCGCGCGTCTGCGTGGGGAAGTGAAATTTGACGACTTTGATGCGCTAAAAACGCAAATTGAACACGATCAAGCCAGAGCGCGCCGCTACTTTGCAGCAGCGGGCGCTGGCTGCATGAATTCTCTTCCGCTGGCCTCGGCCCCGCTTGGGCGTGAGACCGCTTCTTCTGATTTCTCTTCGGCGGATAACGCCGCCGATGCTAACGACGGCTGA
- a CDS encoding amino acid ABC transporter substrate-binding protein: MANVSRWKKAVAVLSLSVVGGVLSAAAYADTLRVGMSGGYFPFTYVERDELKGFEVDVMNAVGNVTGDEIEFVTASFSGLAGMLESGRIDTIANQITITDERKAKYAFTAPYVYDGAQVVVRAGNDTIQGVEDLSGKSVAVNLGSNYEQLLREQPNADEIDIRTYESNVEQDVALGRIDAFVMDRVSASQVISERGLPLSLAGQPFTTIENALPFRDDEEGRAQRDRVGAALEELRENGTLGEISQKWFDTDITQP, from the coding sequence ATGGCGAATGTGAGCCGTTGGAAAAAAGCCGTTGCCGTTCTTTCGCTTAGTGTTGTGGGTGGTGTGCTGTCTGCCGCTGCTTATGCGGATACGCTGCGAGTCGGCATGTCTGGGGGGTATTTCCCCTTTACATACGTTGAGCGTGATGAGCTGAAAGGCTTTGAAGTGGATGTAATGAACGCCGTTGGTAATGTAACTGGCGATGAAATTGAGTTCGTGACAGCAAGCTTCTCTGGCTTGGCGGGCATGCTGGAATCGGGGCGCATTGATACCATTGCTAACCAAATCACCATTACCGATGAGCGCAAAGCGAAGTACGCCTTCACCGCGCCGTATGTTTACGATGGTGCCCAGGTTGTTGTGCGGGCAGGTAATGACACTATTCAGGGGGTTGAAGATTTATCCGGCAAAAGCGTTGCGGTGAATCTCGGTTCTAACTACGAGCAGTTGCTGCGTGAGCAGCCTAATGCCGATGAGATCGATATTCGTACCTACGAATCTAACGTCGAGCAGGATGTGGCGCTTGGCCGTATCGATGCGTTTGTGATGGATCGCGTTAGCGCAAGCCAAGTGATCAGCGAGCGCGGTTTGCCGCTTTCATTGGCTGGCCAGCCGTTCACAACCATCGAAAACGCGCTGCCGTTCCGTGATGATGAAGAGGGCCGTGCTCAGCGTGACCGCGTAGGCGCCGCTCTGGAAGAGCTGCGTGAAAACGGCACGTTAGGTGAAATATCGCAAAAATGGTTCGATACTGATATCACTCAGCCATAA
- a CDS encoding amino acid ABC transporter ATP-binding protein has product MITLESVSKRFGQQPVFTDVDLHLEQGEIIVIIGPSGTGKSTLLRCINFLERPEAGHITVGDLRVDARRASRADILALRRRTAFVFQNYGLFANKTALENISEGMIVVDKLPKAQAHARAREILERIGLADKADAYPASLSGGQQQRVGIGRAMAANADVILFDEPTSSLDPQWVEEVLSLMKQLAAEQQTMIVVTHEMQFARDVADRVVFMDEGQIVEQAPPEQLFTNPQDERTRHFLRKILAPTGQALP; this is encoded by the coding sequence ATGATCACCCTCGAATCCGTCAGCAAGCGTTTTGGCCAGCAGCCGGTATTTACCGACGTTGATTTGCACCTGGAGCAGGGTGAAATCATCGTCATTATTGGTCCATCGGGTACCGGTAAATCAACCCTGTTGCGCTGTATTAATTTTTTGGAACGCCCAGAGGCGGGACACATCACGGTAGGCGATTTAAGAGTAGATGCCCGGCGTGCCAGCCGTGCCGATATTCTGGCACTACGCCGACGAACCGCTTTCGTGTTTCAGAACTATGGGCTGTTTGCCAACAAAACGGCGTTAGAGAACATCAGCGAGGGCATGATTGTTGTTGATAAACTGCCTAAGGCTCAGGCGCACGCTCGGGCAAGGGAAATTTTAGAGCGCATTGGCTTGGCCGATAAGGCGGATGCTTACCCTGCATCGCTTTCCGGTGGCCAACAACAGCGGGTAGGCATTGGGCGTGCGATGGCCGCGAATGCCGATGTAATTCTATTCGACGAGCCAACCTCATCGCTGGACCCGCAATGGGTGGAAGAGGTGCTGAGCTTAATGAAGCAGCTCGCCGCCGAGCAGCAAACCATGATTGTGGTGACCCATGAAATGCAGTTCGCCAGAGACGTCGCCGACCGTGTGGTGTTTATGGATGAAGGGCAGATTGTCGAGCAGGCCCCGCCAGAACAGCTGTTCACCAATCCTCAGGATGAACGGACACGGCATTTTCTGCGCAAAATTCTTGCGCCAACGGGACAGGCATTGCCTTAA
- the rpsT gene encoding 30S ribosomal protein S20, whose amino-acid sequence MANSKQARKRARQAETRRVLKASQRSMVRTYIKRVIKAISTGDHGKAMEEFRAMQPVVDRIADKDVLSKKKAARLKSRLNKRIKALAA is encoded by the coding sequence GTGGCGAACAGCAAGCAAGCACGCAAGCGCGCCCGCCAGGCCGAGACTCGTCGCGTCCTGAAAGCCAGCCAGCGCAGCATGGTCCGCACCTACATCAAGCGTGTGATCAAAGCGATCAGCACCGGCGATCATGGCAAAGCGATGGAAGAGTTCCGGGCAATGCAGCCGGTTGTCGACCGCATCGCTGATAAAGACGTTCTTTCTAAGAAGAAAGCTGCTCGTCTGAAAAGCCGCTTGAACAAGCGCATTAAGGCTCTGGCGGCGTAA
- a CDS encoding amino acid ABC transporter permease: protein MLNVEYMWGLLPVLLSYLPLTLQMASIAMVFALIIACLLAVIRVSRVPVLNGAALLFISFFRGTPLLVQLFLFYYGLPQLINALISINGVTAAVLGLTLHFSAYMAESIRAAIVGIDRSQTEAALSIGMTQSQLMRRIILPQATRVATPTLMNYFIDMIKATSLAFTLGVTEMMGATQKEASGSFLYLEAFLLVAIIYWVVVEALSWGQRRLETYLNKAYQR from the coding sequence ATGCTGAATGTGGAGTATATGTGGGGCCTGTTGCCGGTCCTACTGAGCTATTTACCGTTAACGCTACAGATGGCGAGTATCGCCATGGTGTTTGCGCTGATCATTGCCTGCCTCTTGGCGGTCATTCGGGTGTCGCGGGTGCCAGTATTGAACGGCGCGGCGCTGCTGTTTATCTCGTTTTTTCGCGGAACGCCGCTATTGGTGCAGCTATTTTTGTTCTATTACGGTTTGCCCCAACTGATTAACGCGCTCATTTCCATCAACGGGGTGACCGCCGCGGTGCTTGGCCTGACGCTGCACTTTTCGGCGTATATGGCGGAATCCATTCGCGCGGCGATTGTGGGTATTGACCGTAGCCAGACCGAAGCTGCCCTGTCCATCGGCATGACCCAGTCTCAATTGATGCGGCGGATTATTCTGCCTCAAGCAACCCGCGTGGCAACGCCGACGCTGATGAACTACTTCATCGATATGATTAAAGCGACCTCCCTGGCGTTTACCCTGGGGGTGACCGAAATGATGGGCGCTACCCAAAAAGAAGCCTCGGGCAGCTTTCTCTATCTGGAAGCATTTTTGCTGGTGGCGATTATTTACTGGGTGGTGGTGGAAGCGCTTTCCTGGGGCCAGCGCCGTCTGGAAACGTATCTGAATAAGGCGTACCAGCGATGA
- a CDS encoding cephalosporin hydroxylase family protein produces the protein MKSSDDNPFAQFLRESHDSISSYSSETEWNRQSNEWLVRAFDKRYMYNFQWMGRPIIQTPVDMAAIQELIWQIKPDLIIETGIAHGGSLMLSASMLALLDMCEAIETGAVLDPKQSKRKVLGIDIDIRAHNREAIEAHPMASRIEMIQGSSIAPEVIEQVQQIAEGYERVLVCLDSNHTHDHVLAELEAYAPLTSVGSYCVVFDTIVEDMPADMFPDRPWGPGNNPKTAVWKYLGMHSEFEIDKNIHNKLLITVAPDGYLKRVS, from the coding sequence ATGAAAAGTAGTGACGACAATCCATTTGCACAGTTTTTACGAGAAAGTCATGATTCAATAAGCAGTTATTCTTCTGAAACTGAATGGAATCGTCAGTCAAATGAGTGGTTAGTGAGAGCCTTTGACAAACGATACATGTACAATTTTCAGTGGATGGGTAGGCCGATTATCCAAACGCCAGTTGACATGGCAGCCATTCAGGAGCTGATCTGGCAAATAAAGCCGGATTTGATCATCGAAACAGGCATCGCTCACGGTGGTTCACTGATGCTAAGTGCATCTATGCTCGCGTTGTTAGATATGTGCGAAGCCATCGAGACAGGCGCAGTGCTTGATCCCAAACAGTCTAAACGAAAAGTACTGGGTATCGATATTGATATTCGCGCACACAACAGGGAGGCTATTGAAGCTCACCCTATGGCCTCACGTATCGAAATGATTCAAGGCTCCAGCATTGCGCCTGAAGTAATTGAGCAGGTTCAACAAATAGCCGAGGGTTACGAACGCGTGCTGGTCTGTCTGGATTCTAACCATACCCACGACCACGTACTGGCCGAGCTGGAAGCCTATGCGCCGTTGACGAGTGTTGGAAGCTATTGTGTAGTATTCGACACCATTGTAGAAGACATGCCAGCTGATATGTTTCCTGATCGTCCCTGGGGGCCGGGAAACAATCCAAAAACGGCTGTATGGAAGTACTTAGGAATGCACAGCGAATTTGAAATTGACAAGAATATTCACAATAAACTTTTGATTACAGTTGCGCCAGATGGTTACTTAAAAAGAGTTAGTTGA
- the lspA gene encoding signal peptidase II: MPNASSTTNDPNQWPPMRRPLRWLWLAVVIIVLDLLTKYTASHFLNYAQPVEVLPFFNLTLLHNTGAAFSFLADHPGWQRWFFALIAIGASIGLTVWLSRIRADEKLLAVALPLIIGGALGNLYDRLVHGYVVDFLSFHAAGWYYPAFNVADIGITLGAVGLIWESVMGDRRRKKAALQQRD; encoded by the coding sequence ATGCCTAACGCTTCATCAACCACCAACGATCCAAATCAGTGGCCGCCGATGCGGCGGCCACTGCGCTGGCTGTGGCTAGCGGTGGTGATTATCGTGTTAGATTTGCTAACCAAATACACCGCCAGCCATTTTTTGAATTACGCCCAGCCCGTTGAGGTGCTGCCGTTTTTCAACCTTACGCTGCTGCACAATACTGGCGCTGCGTTTAGCTTTTTAGCGGACCACCCCGGCTGGCAGCGCTGGTTTTTTGCGCTGATTGCCATTGGTGCCAGCATTGGCTTAACCGTCTGGCTTTCCCGCATTAGAGCGGATGAAAAATTGCTGGCCGTGGCGTTGCCGCTGATTATTGGTGGTGCCCTGGGCAACCTGTATGACCGTTTAGTACATGGCTATGTGGTGGACTTTTTATCGTTCCATGCCGCTGGTTGGTACTATCCCGCCTTTAATGTGGCGGATATCGGCATTACGCTGGGAGCAGTAGGGTTAATTTGGGAGTCGGTGATGGGTGATCGACGCCGCAAGAAAGCCGCGCTCCAGCAGCGTGATTGA
- the fkpB gene encoding FKBP-type peptidyl-prolyl cis-trans isomerase — MDYLIDDGMEITLHFTLKLEDGTVVDSTKEKAPATFQYGDGNLPPGFEHPIKGMTAGQSGSFQITPEHSFGQHNPQNIQTLKRADFGDEEPEIGMVMSFADKAGTELPGVVKTIDGDRVEVDFNHPLAGRTLTFEVDVLNVTPITKH; from the coding sequence ATGGACTACCTAATTGACGATGGTATGGAAATTACCCTGCACTTCACGCTGAAGCTGGAAGATGGCACGGTAGTCGATTCCACCAAAGAGAAAGCCCCTGCGACGTTCCAGTATGGCGATGGCAACTTGCCACCTGGTTTTGAACACCCAATTAAAGGCATGACCGCTGGTCAGAGCGGGTCGTTTCAGATTACCCCTGAGCACTCCTTTGGGCAGCATAATCCGCAAAATATCCAAACGCTGAAGCGCGCCGATTTTGGTGATGAAGAGCCGGAAATCGGTATGGTGATGTCATTTGCTGATAAAGCGGGAACGGAATTGCCTGGCGTGGTCAAAACCATAGACGGCGATCGTGTGGAAGTGGACTTTAACCATCCGCTCGCAGGGCGCACGTTGACGTTTGAAGTCGATGTGCTGAACGTAACGCCCATCACCAAACACTGA
- a CDS encoding GNAT family N-acetyltransferase: MKYQDIFQALKGVGDIDLSSLVLPVAETGFALYPINCNPGCVDKVVVSMLTEARNRNRDSFLTYFEATPERTFQWIVSSVAKDSTRILFALRDIGTKELYGYMGLAYGDARGTRIEGDAIVRFSDTGRPGLMRAAFLSLVEWVMVDIGIKEVWVRVRSSNPAVTFYNQCGFSVEFDAPLYEVNGSRGELEELSETPLKDHAIVSADSLFHMKYHC; this comes from the coding sequence ATGAAATATCAAGATATCTTTCAAGCGCTTAAAGGGGTTGGTGATATAGACTTATCTTCCCTAGTGTTACCTGTGGCTGAAACAGGCTTCGCATTATATCCGATTAACTGTAATCCTGGTTGTGTCGATAAAGTTGTTGTTAGTATGTTGACAGAGGCTCGAAATAGAAATCGTGATTCATTTTTAACATATTTCGAAGCTACTCCTGAACGGACATTCCAGTGGATTGTAAGTTCCGTTGCCAAGGATAGTACGAGAATCTTGTTTGCACTTAGGGATATTGGAACAAAAGAGCTTTATGGCTACATGGGACTAGCCTATGGTGATGCTAGAGGAACCCGTATTGAAGGGGATGCGATTGTTCGTTTCAGCGACACAGGTCGTCCTGGCTTGATGCGTGCGGCATTTCTCAGCTTAGTTGAGTGGGTAATGGTCGATATAGGTATCAAGGAAGTGTGGGTTAGGGTTCGATCAAGTAATCCAGCTGTTACGTTTTATAATCAGTGTGGTTTTTCAGTAGAGTTTGATGCGCCGCTGTATGAAGTAAACGGATCTCGCGGTGAGCTTGAGGAGCTTAGCGAAACCCCTCTAAAAGACCATGCTATAGTATCAGCTGATTCACTTTTCCATATGAAGTACCACTGTTAA
- the murJ gene encoding murein biosynthesis integral membrane protein MurJ encodes MTTNTPPQANMSPPRRGLMRSGLVVSAMTMLSRVMGLVRDVVVATFLGAGNGSDAFFVAFKIPNFLRRLFAEGAFNQAFVPVLSEYSTQRSKQEIRELLNAVAGSLTAILALITAFAMLGAPWLVWIFAPGFGRDPEKLAMTADMLRLTFPYLLLISLTAFSGSILNTWNRFAVPAFTPVLLNISLIGAALLLMPLMEEPAMALAWGVLIAGAAQLAFQVPFLLRLGLLPTPWPNFAHEGVKRILKLMAPALFGVSVSQINLLLDTVLASLLTAGSVSWLYYSDRLVELPLGVFGVAIGTIILPALSKRHAEQSTEHFSAMLDWAIRVVLLLGVPAALALAVLAEPFLITLFHYGAMTDTDIQMAAMSLRAYAFGLVAFMLIKVLAPGFFARQDTKTPVKVGIIAMVANMVLNLLLIWPLAHAGLALATALSAFLNAGLLGYLLYRQKVLIFQPGWGRFAVQLVGGSALMSIALYLAAPDWQAWLDFELWQRIRWVAGLVVLGGGLYFVWLTALGLRLRHFKMNS; translated from the coding sequence ATGACCACCAACACGCCACCGCAAGCAAACATGTCGCCCCCGCGCCGCGGGCTGATGCGCTCTGGGTTAGTGGTCAGTGCCATGACCATGTTGTCGCGTGTGATGGGGTTGGTACGCGATGTGGTGGTGGCCACCTTCTTGGGGGCAGGTAACGGCTCGGATGCGTTCTTCGTTGCGTTTAAAATCCCTAACTTTCTGCGCCGTTTGTTTGCCGAAGGGGCGTTTAACCAAGCCTTTGTGCCGGTGCTTTCAGAGTACTCAACCCAGCGCAGTAAGCAGGAGATTCGCGAGCTACTGAATGCGGTAGCGGGCAGCCTGACGGCCATTTTGGCGTTAATTACGGCATTTGCCATGCTAGGGGCTCCTTGGTTGGTGTGGATATTTGCCCCCGGTTTTGGGCGAGACCCCGAAAAGCTGGCCATGACCGCTGATATGCTGCGCCTGACGTTTCCCTATTTGCTGCTGATCTCGTTAACCGCCTTTTCGGGTAGCATACTGAATACTTGGAACCGCTTTGCGGTGCCCGCGTTTACCCCTGTGCTGCTGAACATTTCGCTGATTGGCGCGGCGCTACTGCTAATGCCGTTAATGGAAGAACCCGCCATGGCGCTGGCCTGGGGGGTGCTGATTGCTGGTGCTGCCCAGTTAGCGTTTCAGGTGCCGTTTTTGCTGCGTCTTGGGTTGCTGCCGACCCCGTGGCCAAATTTTGCCCACGAAGGGGTGAAGCGCATCCTGAAGCTAATGGCCCCCGCGCTGTTTGGGGTGTCGGTATCGCAAATTAACTTGCTACTGGATACGGTGTTGGCCTCGTTGTTGACGGCGGGTAGCGTGTCTTGGCTGTACTATTCGGATAGGTTGGTCGAACTGCCGCTTGGGGTGTTTGGTGTGGCGATTGGCACGATTATCTTGCCTGCGCTTTCCAAACGCCATGCGGAGCAGTCCACCGAACACTTTTCAGCGATGCTAGACTGGGCCATTCGCGTGGTGCTGTTGTTAGGTGTGCCCGCCGCGCTGGCACTGGCAGTGCTGGCGGAACCGTTTTTGATTACTTTGTTCCACTACGGGGCGATGACCGATACTGACATTCAAATGGCGGCCATGAGCCTACGTGCTTACGCATTTGGGCTGGTAGCCTTTATGCTGATCAAAGTATTGGCACCGGGCTTCTTTGCCCGGCAGGATACCAAAACGCCGGTGAAAGTGGGCATTATCGCCATGGTGGCTAACATGGTGCTCAACCTGTTGTTAATTTGGCCGCTGGCTCACGCAGGATTGGCGCTGGCGACCGCGCTGTCGGCATTTTTAAATGCCGGGCTGCTGGGTTACTTGCTTTACCGCCAGAAGGTGTTGATCTTTCAGCCAGGGTGGGGGCGCTTCGCAGTTCAGCTGGTGGGTGGCAGCGCGTTGATGAGTATTGCGCTTTATCTGGCTGCTCCCGACTGGCAGGCATGGCTTGATTTTGAGCTGTGGCAGCGCATTCGCTGGGTAGCAGGGTTAGTGGTGCTGGGTGGCGGGCTTTATTTTGTCTGGCTGACCGCGCTTGGCCTGCGGCTGCGTCACTTTAAGATGAATAGCTAA